One part of the Flavobacterium johnsoniae UW101 genome encodes these proteins:
- a CDS encoding PAS domain S-box protein, which translates to MVENYSFFNFLVSGIAGFGNTLKSIMTNWYVFRSDIIFYNNPKLIVLGFSLLGFLSLLVYQFFRIKAKIGNFIEKKKEAETVAREYQLYILFFGIAVIVIEIINEIFKIRPKSLLTINVSIGISVLLCYLITDKIKWLRDRIQRIFIICFFIYISYVGYNIVFLSNDVVPIIVFLISFFFSYNILKPIKVYWFFVALVFTFLILTVTFHLIPIKSSILLINFCILIFIINQVKYAVLLNNRDNFRFANEIVHKGNSLTIATDQKGEILFCSETVKPILGYYPEEVMGLNFWKLTKGDKYNANIHPIHHHENKIYTRKLKSKNGEYKYIQWKDKKFSDDLIISIGQDVTEQILVQDQYKNLIQTATDIIFEVDADGHFTFINEFAYSVLGYSENEIVGKHYSNFIHENYSMSAVDFYENFENNGYKFPIIELPIVKKNGLELWISQKIIIRKNDLGQTIGFAGIARDITEIKNAENEKKRRLEKIEAYNNSTKKLSTTDFSTYDNLNTVIDYIIKEASTVSKSNRVSFWKYNKDLISCKNLYSIDNQNVTDKNILDEESYPIYFETLKNKAIINAPDVFNKLETSEFQKLYFTKNHIKSMLDVPVFLSGQLAGVVCFESTEEQRDWDNEDINYARTISDVISLAISMQMRLETERRLEFKSQLLSALSLCTEKFLLSKSTQQMFQETYDIIGKASKADHMFYYERDFSTNTVTQKYKWSRQGITHQITPLRHMTEDNLKEIFEAAKNKRIVNTFTRKLEDSFFKQLLINNEIKSILILPLYINDIFTGFIGFDDCSEERKWLEEEIYIFQVLANNISSALERNRNESKIIESEEKFKLIANNIPGTVYLSKFDAFSTKIFLNDEIQNLTGYSKVEFIENNLSFLSLIHHDDRDEVINNQIDNLQNGMPLHNIYRIKRKTGEYIWVEEFGDVIKKGDEIEFVGGIYFDITNKKETEDAIKAKQLAEAANKSKSDFLANMSHEIRTPLNGIIGFTHLLMKTELEEIQEKYMTTINQSAHSLLEIINDILDFSKIEAGKLELFIDLYDIKKVLGQVFDLIVFESNQKSLQLELNVDHDVPKYIWTDIVRIKQILINLLSNAVKFTNEGSIKLNVSVLSKTKNNFCTIRFSVIDTGIGIMEKNQKKIFKAFSQADSSTTRKFGGTGLGLTISNQLLALMESRLQLESTIGEGSNFFFDLNLKTSNQSINEKYNSELKGISLKSDLDKNEASSKSIRFLIVEDNKVNMLLLKTIVKNLYQNAFIFECENGYEAVKQFESINPNLVFMDIQMPIMNGYETTKAIRNTISGKNIPIIAVTAGAEKEERNKCISAGMDDYISKPIMKGTVEETLEKWLK; encoded by the coding sequence ATGGTAGAAAACTATAGTTTTTTCAATTTCTTGGTTTCAGGTATTGCCGGTTTTGGCAATACCTTAAAATCAATTATGACAAACTGGTACGTTTTCCGCTCAGATATTATTTTTTACAACAATCCTAAACTCATCGTTCTGGGTTTCTCATTACTGGGATTTTTATCTTTATTAGTTTACCAATTCTTTCGGATAAAGGCAAAAATTGGTAATTTCATTGAGAAAAAGAAAGAAGCCGAAACGGTTGCCAGAGAATACCAGCTTTATATTTTATTTTTTGGAATTGCTGTTATTGTAATCGAAATTATAAACGAAATATTTAAAATCAGGCCAAAGAGTCTGTTAACGATAAATGTTTCAATTGGTATTTCGGTACTTTTATGTTATCTCATAACCGATAAAATAAAATGGCTCCGCGACAGAATTCAGCGCATTTTTATTATTTGCTTTTTTATTTACATTAGTTATGTAGGCTACAATATTGTTTTTCTCTCCAATGATGTAGTTCCCATAATAGTTTTTTTAATCTCCTTTTTCTTTTCTTATAACATCTTAAAGCCTATAAAAGTTTATTGGTTTTTCGTAGCACTCGTATTTACATTCCTGATTTTAACGGTAACCTTTCATCTAATTCCAATAAAATCATCTATCTTATTAATTAATTTCTGCATATTAATTTTCATCATCAACCAAGTTAAATATGCTGTATTATTAAACAATAGGGACAATTTTAGATTTGCAAATGAAATTGTACATAAAGGAAATTCATTAACAATTGCCACAGATCAAAAGGGAGAAATTTTATTTTGCAGTGAAACCGTAAAGCCAATCCTGGGATATTATCCGGAAGAAGTCATGGGATTAAATTTCTGGAAACTTACAAAAGGTGATAAATACAATGCGAATATCCACCCCATTCATCATCATGAAAACAAGATTTATACCCGAAAATTAAAAAGCAAAAACGGAGAGTATAAATACATTCAATGGAAAGACAAAAAATTTTCTGACGACCTCATTATTAGTATAGGCCAGGATGTTACAGAACAAATTCTTGTTCAGGACCAATACAAAAACTTAATTCAAACGGCAACAGATATTATTTTTGAAGTCGACGCCGATGGACATTTTACCTTTATAAATGAATTTGCTTATTCTGTTTTAGGTTATTCAGAAAATGAAATAGTTGGAAAACATTACTCCAATTTTATTCATGAAAATTATTCGATGAGTGCGGTCGATTTTTATGAAAACTTTGAAAACAACGGTTATAAATTTCCTATTATTGAACTTCCTATTGTAAAGAAGAACGGGCTCGAACTCTGGATTTCGCAAAAAATCATCATCCGCAAAAATGATTTAGGACAAACAATTGGTTTTGCAGGTATTGCAAGGGATATTACCGAAATAAAAAATGCCGAAAACGAGAAAAAAAGGCGTCTTGAAAAGATTGAAGCTTATAACAATTCTACCAAAAAATTATCGACCACAGATTTTAGCACTTACGATAATTTAAACACCGTTATCGATTATATCATAAAAGAAGCTTCGACAGTAAGTAAATCCAACAGAGTTAGTTTTTGGAAATACAATAAAGATTTAATCAGCTGTAAAAACTTATACAGCATTGACAACCAAAACGTAACAGATAAAAACATCTTAGACGAAGAATCATATCCTATCTATTTTGAAACCTTAAAAAACAAAGCGATAATAAATGCGCCTGATGTTTTTAACAAATTAGAAACTTCTGAATTTCAAAAGCTTTACTTCACAAAAAATCATATCAAATCGATGCTGGATGTTCCGGTTTTCTTAAGCGGACAATTAGCCGGCGTGGTTTGTTTCGAAAGCACAGAAGAACAAAGAGATTGGGATAACGAAGATATTAACTATGCCCGAACGATTTCTGATGTGATTTCACTCGCCATTTCGATGCAGATGCGTTTAGAAACAGAACGACGATTAGAATTTAAAAGTCAGCTCCTCTCCGCACTTTCTCTTTGTACAGAAAAGTTTTTACTAAGCAAATCGACACAACAGATGTTTCAGGAAACATATGATATAATTGGAAAAGCTTCAAAAGCAGATCATATGTTTTATTATGAAAGAGATTTTTCTACCAATACCGTAACTCAAAAATACAAATGGTCCAGACAAGGCATAACGCATCAGATAACGCCTTTGCGCCATATGACCGAAGACAATTTAAAAGAGATCTTTGAAGCGGCAAAAAACAAACGAATTGTAAACACTTTTACCCGAAAACTCGAAGATTCGTTTTTTAAACAATTATTAATCAACAATGAGATCAAATCTATTTTAATACTTCCGCTTTATATAAACGATATATTTACCGGATTTATTGGTTTTGATGATTGTTCTGAAGAAAGAAAATGGCTGGAAGAAGAAATTTACATTTTTCAGGTTTTAGCCAATAATATTTCATCTGCATTAGAAAGAAACAGAAACGAATCTAAAATTATTGAAAGCGAAGAAAAATTCAAGTTAATCGCCAACAATATTCCGGGAACAGTCTATTTGTCAAAATTTGATGCTTTTTCTACCAAAATCTTTTTAAATGATGAAATCCAAAATCTTACAGGCTATTCTAAAGTTGAATTTATAGAAAATAATCTATCATTTTTATCACTCATACATCATGATGACCGCGATGAAGTTATTAATAATCAAATTGATAATCTTCAAAACGGAATGCCTCTGCATAATATTTACCGAATTAAACGAAAAACCGGTGAATATATCTGGGTTGAAGAATTTGGAGACGTAATTAAAAAAGGCGACGAAATTGAGTTTGTGGGCGGGATTTATTTTGATATTACCAATAAAAAAGAAACCGAAGATGCTATTAAAGCCAAACAATTAGCAGAAGCCGCAAACAAATCTAAATCTGATTTTCTGGCTAATATGTCGCATGAAATTAGAACACCGCTCAATGGTATTATAGGTTTTACGCATTTATTGATGAAAACTGAACTTGAAGAAATTCAGGAAAAATACATGACAACAATTAATCAATCGGCACATTCGCTGCTTGAAATTATCAATGATATTTTGGATTTCTCTAAAATCGAAGCTGGAAAACTGGAGCTTTTTATCGATTTATATGATATTAAAAAAGTACTCGGTCAGGTATTTGATTTAATTGTTTTTGAATCCAATCAAAAAAGTCTGCAATTAGAACTCAATGTAGATCATGATGTTCCAAAATACATTTGGACAGATATTGTCAGGATTAAACAAATTTTGATAAACCTGCTATCAAACGCAGTAAAATTTACCAACGAAGGTTCTATAAAACTGAATGTTTCGGTTTTATCAAAAACAAAAAACAACTTTTGCACCATCCGTTTTTCTGTAATTGATACCGGAATTGGTATCATGGAAAAAAACCAAAAGAAAATTTTTAAAGCTTTTTCGCAGGCAGACAGCTCTACAACGAGAAAATTTGGAGGAACCGGTTTAGGTTTAACTATATCCAACCAGCTTTTAGCATTAATGGAAAGCCGATTACAGCTGGAAAGTACAATTGGCGAAGGAAGTAACTTTTTCTTCGATTTAAATTTAAAAACCAGCAATCAAAGCATTAACGAAAAATACAACAGCGAACTTAAAGGCATCAGCTTAAAATCTGATTTAGATAAAAACGAAGCCAGCAGTAAAAGCATACGCTTTTTGATTGTCGAAGACAATAAGGTTAATATGCTGCTTTTAAAAACAATTGTAAAAAATCTATATCAAAATGCTTTTATATTTGAATGTGAAAACGGTTACGAGGCTGTAAAACAATTTGAAAGCATTAATCCAAATCTAGTTTTTATGGATATACAAATGCCAATTATGAACGGTTACGAAACCACAAAGGCTATTAGAAATACCATAAGCGGCAAAAATATCCCCATAATCGCAGTGACAGCAGGTGCCGAAAAAGAAGAACGAAACAAATGCATATCAGCCGGAATGGACGATTATATTTCTAAACCTATCATGAAAGGTACTGTAGAAGAAACTTTGGAAAAATGGCTGAAATAA
- a CDS encoding SH3 domain-containing protein has translation MKKIYFLIALFCTVLLHSQERYFLNSDTRLYTSPNTSSAFLGYFRYGAEVRLLSESQNGWYKVQADNFNEGYIQEKFAATRLNAKDVKIKDAENPILEGGDAYYGGNHLFVLVAGLKARALPDKNSKIKEILFTGDPVAVDYVPVNEDDWVNINGNFDEEYARYTLRKFIGLRPNFETLIKDFDNLDVNAVSERKTLSERIVELAWNSEYSKLEPAYQRYYEVVKQINDPKLIAETEMNMALAKGLAKHKLPEQIIAFTKKAEFSLKGTKTKSLYLSQTELVKTFGKPAKKANVGDECGIYLSDLFYYYPDLEVSVDEKKNQAEIVKVYINENNKFIINPNTILDNSVSEKAFIEKYGTYIEASLKSPHNYSIIMEDSQFRLVFKDGKLFSVEIFFYC, from the coding sequence ATGAAAAAAATCTACTTCTTAATTGCATTATTCTGCACCGTTTTATTGCATTCTCAGGAACGTTATTTTCTAAATTCAGATACAAGACTTTATACTTCACCCAATACTTCTTCTGCTTTTCTAGGGTATTTTAGATACGGAGCAGAAGTCCGATTGTTATCTGAAAGTCAAAACGGATGGTATAAAGTTCAGGCAGATAATTTTAATGAAGGATATATTCAGGAAAAATTTGCTGCGACCAGATTAAATGCAAAAGATGTAAAAATAAAAGATGCCGAAAATCCTATTTTAGAAGGCGGTGATGCTTATTATGGCGGTAATCATTTGTTTGTTCTTGTGGCCGGGCTAAAAGCCAGAGCACTGCCGGATAAAAACTCAAAAATTAAAGAAATTTTATTTACCGGAGATCCCGTTGCTGTAGATTATGTTCCTGTAAATGAAGATGACTGGGTAAACATAAACGGTAATTTCGACGAAGAATATGCGAGATATACGTTAAGAAAATTTATTGGTCTAAGACCTAATTTCGAAACGCTTATTAAAGATTTTGATAACCTTGATGTAAATGCGGTTTCAGAGCGAAAAACTCTAAGCGAAAGAATTGTAGAACTGGCATGGAACAGCGAATACTCTAAACTGGAACCTGCATACCAAAGATACTACGAAGTAGTGAAGCAAATTAACGATCCAAAATTAATTGCTGAAACCGAAATGAATATGGCTCTTGCCAAAGGTTTAGCAAAACATAAACTACCGGAACAAATTATTGCTTTTACAAAAAAAGCAGAATTCAGCTTAAAAGGAACTAAAACAAAATCTTTGTATTTATCACAGACTGAATTGGTAAAAACATTCGGTAAACCAGCAAAAAAAGCTAATGTTGGTGACGAATGCGGTATTTATTTAAGTGATTTATTTTATTACTATCCAGATTTAGAAGTTTCTGTTGACGAAAAGAAAAACCAAGCCGAAATCGTAAAAGTTTACATCAACGAAAACAATAAATTCATCATAAACCCAAACACAATTTTAGATAATTCGGTGTCCGAAAAAGCTTTCATTGAAAAATATGGAACCTATATCGAAGCTTCGCTTAAATCACCGCATAATTATTCTATCATAATGGAAGACAGTCAGTTTAGATTAGTTTTTAAAGACGGAAAGCTTTTTTCTGTCGAAATATTCTTTTATTGCTGA
- a CDS encoding DUF2189 domain-containing protein: MKSTLDQIEDIKKDGYSIDFSTVFNYAVENYKKIALYSGLIILVFSVVAGAVIMGLAVAFYGVQSLSENFIENFKIENLSYVQQIITAASIAAVTALFAPLGAGFLKMADCADKDETFNVSTIFTYYSSPYFLQLFSVAFIIGIVTNGISYFTESLGIGYLGTGVSLFINFFTYFTIPLIIFGNLNAVDAIKSSLVLVSKNPVTIFLLFIVGFLGSLVGLVGCCIGVIFTVVFNSSVTYSAYFSIFNEEEQQDSIDSIGRSDLE; the protein is encoded by the coding sequence ATGAAATCTACACTTGACCAGATTGAAGACATCAAAAAAGATGGCTATTCAATAGACTTTTCTACTGTATTTAATTACGCTGTTGAGAATTACAAAAAAATTGCCTTATACTCCGGACTTATAATTCTTGTGTTTTCGGTAGTGGCTGGTGCTGTAATTATGGGATTAGCTGTAGCTTTTTACGGCGTACAGAGTTTGTCTGAAAATTTTATAGAAAATTTTAAAATTGAAAATCTAAGTTATGTACAGCAAATTATTACTGCTGCTTCAATTGCAGCAGTCACGGCCTTATTTGCGCCGCTAGGTGCTGGTTTTTTAAAAATGGCTGATTGTGCAGATAAAGATGAAACTTTTAATGTTTCAACAATATTTACTTATTACAGTTCGCCATATTTTCTTCAATTGTTTTCGGTTGCTTTCATTATTGGAATTGTTACTAACGGAATTTCTTATTTTACAGAAAGTTTAGGCATAGGCTATTTAGGAACTGGAGTTTCATTATTTATTAATTTTTTCACATACTTTACAATTCCGCTGATCATTTTTGGAAATTTAAATGCTGTCGATGCTATAAAATCAAGTTTAGTTTTGGTAAGTAAAAATCCAGTTACCATTTTCCTTCTTTTTATAGTTGGATTTCTTGGATCATTAGTAGGACTTGTGGGCTGCTGTATTGGAGTAATCTTTACGGTAGTTTTTAATTCGTCAGTAACCTATTCTGCTTACTTTTCAATTTTTAATGAAGAAGAACAGCAGGATTCTATTGACTCGATTGGAAGATCGGATTTAGAATAA
- the panB gene encoding 3-methyl-2-oxobutanoate hydroxymethyltransferase has protein sequence MSTAKKDYKRITTKSLIEMKSNGEKISMLTAYDYTMAKIVDTAGVDVILVGDSASNVMAGHETTLPITLDQMIYHASSVVRAVERGLVVVDLPFGSYQSDPKEALRSAIRIMKESGAHAVKLEGGKEIKESIKKILNAGIPVMGHLGLTPQSIYKFGTYSVRAKEEQEAEKLIEDAQMLEKVGCFGVVLEKIPADLAKKVADSISIPVIGIGAGGAVDGQVLVIHDMLGMNNEFSPRFLRRYLNLYEEMTKAIGQYAADVKSSDFPNASEQY, from the coding sequence ATGTCAACAGCAAAAAAAGATTATAAAAGAATCACAACAAAGTCATTAATTGAAATGAAAAGCAATGGAGAAAAAATCTCTATGCTTACGGCGTATGATTACACAATGGCTAAAATTGTTGATACCGCAGGAGTCGATGTAATTTTGGTGGGAGATTCTGCTTCAAATGTTATGGCGGGCCATGAAACGACTCTTCCAATTACTTTAGATCAAATGATTTATCACGCTTCTTCTGTAGTTCGCGCTGTAGAGAGAGGTTTGGTTGTGGTTGATCTTCCTTTTGGAAGTTACCAGTCAGATCCTAAAGAGGCTTTGCGTTCTGCTATCAGAATCATGAAAGAAAGCGGCGCCCACGCTGTGAAATTAGAAGGCGGAAAAGAAATTAAAGAATCAATCAAAAAAATATTAAACGCAGGAATTCCGGTTATGGGCCACTTAGGTTTAACGCCTCAGTCTATCTATAAATTTGGAACTTACAGCGTTCGTGCAAAAGAAGAACAAGAAGCTGAAAAACTTATTGAAGATGCTCAAATGCTTGAAAAAGTAGGATGTTTTGGAGTTGTTCTTGAAAAAATCCCAGCTGATTTAGCTAAAAAAGTAGCCGATAGTATTTCAATCCCAGTTATCGGAATTGGTGCCGGCGGTGCGGTAGACGGACAAGTTTTAGTTATTCACGATATGTTAGGAATGAATAATGAATTCAGCCCGCGTTTCTTACGCCGTTACTTAAACTTATACGAAGAAATGACTAAAGCAATTGGTCAATATGCTGCTGATGTAAAATCAAGCGATTTCCCTAATGCTAGTGAGCAATATTAA
- a CDS encoding L-serine ammonia-lyase: MEECISVFDMLKIGVGPSSSHTLGPWRAAERFLEELKSESILDQIKRVKVDLYGSLSLTGKGHATDLSVMLGLSGQDPEYIPVENIAGIIKTIEDTNEINLANEFKIPFYFLQDIVFNKDFLPFHANGLKFTAYKNDDSEYESTFYSIGGGFVVKEERENAKIKEVIKCAFPFPIQNAVELLNYTISENKSISEIVYENEKSMRSEEEIHSELMRIWNTMLECMYIGCHTGGILPGGLHVRRRAFDMHQNLIGLSNYNDPQSWLEEIRKTEVKFRQILKWVSCFALAVNEVNASLGRVVTAPTNGSAGVIPAVLMYYMVIENHDAGEKEIKQFLMVAGEIGSIFKKGSTISAAMGGCQAEIGVSSSMAAAALCELMGGTPAQVLMAAEIAMEHHLGLTCDPIGGLVQIPCIERNTMGAIKAINAAELALETDSKNAKVPLDKVINTMWETAKDMNSKYKETSEGGLAVAVNMADC; encoded by the coding sequence ATGGAAGAATGTATCTCTGTTTTTGATATGCTTAAAATTGGCGTTGGCCCTTCAAGCTCACATACTTTGGGTCCGTGGAGAGCTGCCGAACGCTTTCTCGAAGAGTTAAAAAGCGAGTCGATTTTAGACCAGATTAAACGAGTAAAAGTCGATTTATACGGATCACTTTCCTTAACCGGAAAAGGTCATGCTACAGATTTATCGGTTATGCTTGGTTTAAGTGGTCAGGATCCTGAATATATTCCGGTTGAGAATATTGCCGGAATTATCAAAACAATCGAAGACACAAACGAAATAAATCTTGCAAATGAATTTAAAATTCCGTTTTATTTTCTGCAGGATATTGTTTTCAATAAAGATTTTCTTCCTTTCCATGCTAACGGATTAAAATTTACGGCTTATAAAAATGATGATTCAGAATACGAATCTACATTTTATTCCATAGGCGGTGGTTTTGTTGTGAAAGAAGAACGCGAAAATGCCAAGATAAAAGAAGTTATAAAATGTGCATTTCCGTTTCCTATTCAAAATGCGGTTGAACTTTTAAATTATACAATTTCTGAAAACAAATCGATTTCTGAAATTGTGTATGAAAACGAAAAATCAATGCGTTCTGAAGAAGAAATCCATTCAGAATTAATGCGTATCTGGAATACGATGCTTGAATGTATGTATATTGGCTGTCATACCGGAGGAATTCTTCCGGGCGGCTTACACGTTCGCAGACGAGCTTTTGATATGCACCAAAATTTAATTGGTTTATCAAATTACAACGATCCCCAATCGTGGCTGGAAGAAATTAGAAAAACCGAGGTTAAATTCCGTCAGATTTTAAAATGGGTAAGCTGTTTTGCTCTTGCCGTAAATGAAGTAAATGCTTCTTTAGGACGAGTTGTAACGGCGCCGACTAACGGAAGCGCAGGCGTTATTCCGGCCGTTTTAATGTATTATATGGTAATTGAAAACCATGATGCCGGAGAAAAAGAAATCAAACAATTTTTAATGGTTGCCGGGGAAATTGGCAGCATCTTTAAAAAAGGATCAACAATTTCTGCTGCAATGGGCGGTTGTCAGGCCGAAATTGGTGTTTCGTCGTCTATGGCTGCGGCGGCACTCTGCGAATTAATGGGCGGTACTCCTGCTCAGGTTTTAATGGCTGCCGAAATTGCAATGGAGCATCATTTAGGTTTAACCTGTGATCCTATTGGCGGTTTAGTTCAAATTCCGTGTATTGAAAGAAATACTATGGGTGCCATAAAAGCTATTAATGCAGCTGAACTGGCGCTTGAAACTGATTCTAAAAACGCAAAAGTGCCTTTAGACAAAGTTATCAATACAATGTGGGAAACCGCAAAAGATATGAATTCTAAATACAAAGAAACTTCTGAAGGAGGTCTTGCCGTGGCAGTAAACATGGCAGATTGCTAA
- a CDS encoding RluA family pseudouridine synthase: MKILSDKNNLQILHEDNHIIVVNKRVGDIVQGDKTGDKPLSDIVKEYIKDKYNKPGDVFLGVIHRLDRPTTGIVVFARTSKALSRMNELFSNRETKKTYWAVVKNKPVEAAAKLVHYLKRNEKNNTSKAHLKEVPDSKLASLDYKIIKELQNYTALEINLHTGRHHQIRAQLSAIGSPIKGDLKYGADRSNPDGGIHLHARKLVFVHPVSKENITIIAPVPDETIWNAV, translated from the coding sequence ATGAAAATCCTTTCAGATAAAAATAACCTGCAAATACTTCACGAAGACAATCACATTATTGTGGTTAATAAGCGTGTTGGCGATATTGTACAAGGTGATAAAACGGGTGATAAACCTTTATCTGATATTGTAAAAGAATACATAAAAGACAAATACAATAAACCCGGCGATGTTTTTCTGGGTGTAATTCATCGTTTAGATCGTCCTACAACCGGAATTGTGGTTTTTGCGAGAACCAGCAAAGCATTATCACGAATGAATGAATTGTTCAGCAATCGTGAAACTAAAAAAACATATTGGGCTGTTGTAAAAAATAAACCTGTAGAAGCTGCTGCCAAACTGGTTCATTATTTAAAAAGAAACGAAAAAAACAATACTTCAAAAGCGCATTTAAAAGAAGTTCCAGACAGCAAACTGGCAAGTCTGGATTATAAAATCATCAAAGAACTTCAAAATTATACGGCTCTTGAAATCAATCTTCATACAGGACGTCATCATCAAATTAGAGCGCAATTATCGGCAATTGGTTCTCCAATAAAAGGCGATTTAAAGTATGGTGCAGACCGAAGCAATCCAGACGGAGGTATTCATCTTCATGCGAGAAAACTAGTTTTTGTTCATCCGGTTTCAAAAGAAAATATCACAATTATTGCCCCGGTTCCAGACGAAACTATTTGGAATGCGGTATGA
- a CDS encoding aldehyde dehydrogenase, protein MDFKNDIGYRKETLKKLLYNIQKNEDLIVKALYDDFKKPEFEAVLTETNYVISELKDTIKNINSWAKPKRVLPSILNFPSSDYIYKEPYGNVLVIAPWNYPFQLALCPLIAAVAAGNRVVLKPSELTPHTSSIIAKLIEKTFHISHVEVFEGGVEVSNKLLAERWDYIFFTGSVSVGKIIAKAAAENLTPVTLELGGKNPCVIDETANLKLAAKRIVWGKFINAGQTCIAPDYILIQKNMKVNFISFLMEEIVNAYGKKIDKSPDFARIINTKNWVRLDQMIEREKVIFGGETNHDKLYISPTLIEEPSLDSPVMKEEIFGPILPILTYETEAEIHNVISKYEKPLAFYIFSENKSFTKKLISNYAFGGGCINDTVVHFSNKRLPFGGVGHSGIGAYHGQMSFDTFSHHKAIVKKGNWLDLPMRYAPYKDKLTSIKRILDWI, encoded by the coding sequence ATGGACTTCAAAAACGACATTGGTTACCGAAAAGAAACGCTGAAAAAGTTATTATATAACATTCAGAAAAATGAAGATCTAATTGTAAAAGCTTTATATGATGATTTTAAAAAACCTGAATTTGAAGCTGTTCTAACCGAAACGAATTATGTTATTTCGGAATTAAAAGATACCATTAAAAACATCAATTCCTGGGCAAAACCAAAACGTGTCCTCCCTTCTATTCTAAATTTTCCTTCTTCAGATTATATTTATAAAGAACCTTACGGAAATGTTTTAGTAATCGCTCCTTGGAATTATCCTTTTCAGCTTGCTTTGTGTCCGCTTATTGCAGCCGTTGCTGCAGGAAACCGAGTAGTTTTAAAACCTTCAGAACTTACACCTCACACTTCTTCTATTATTGCCAAATTAATCGAAAAAACATTTCACATCAGCCATGTGGAAGTTTTTGAAGGCGGTGTTGAAGTTTCAAATAAATTACTGGCAGAACGCTGGGATTATATTTTCTTTACCGGAAGTGTTTCGGTTGGAAAAATTATAGCAAAAGCCGCTGCCGAAAATCTGACTCCGGTTACCTTAGAATTAGGCGGAAAAAATCCGTGTGTTATTGATGAAACAGCCAATTTAAAATTAGCGGCGAAACGCATCGTTTGGGGGAAATTCATAAATGCGGGCCAGACCTGCATTGCTCCTGATTATATTTTGATTCAGAAGAATATGAAAGTCAATTTCATTTCTTTTCTAATGGAAGAAATTGTAAATGCTTATGGTAAGAAAATAGACAAATCGCCTGATTTTGCCCGAATCATAAACACAAAAAACTGGGTTCGTCTGGATCAGATGATTGAGCGCGAAAAAGTAATTTTTGGCGGAGAGACCAATCACGACAAACTTTATATTTCACCTACCTTAATCGAAGAACCAAGTTTAGACAGTCCGGTTATGAAAGAGGAAATTTTTGGTCCAATTTTACCAATTCTGACTTACGAAACCGAAGCAGAAATTCATAACGTAATAAGCAAGTACGAAAAACCTCTCGCATTTTATATTTTTAGTGAAAATAAATCGTTTACAAAAAAATTAATCTCAAATTACGCTTTTGGAGGCGGATGCATAAACGATACAGTTGTTCATTTTTCTAATAAAAGACTGCCTTTTGGCGGTGTAGGCCACAGCGGAATTGGAGCATATCACGGGCAAATGAGCTTTGATACTTTTTCGCATCATAAAGCAATTGTAAAAAAAGGCAACTGGCTCGATTTACCAATGAGATATGCACCTTACAAAGATAAATTAACCTCAATTAAACGAATTTTAGACTGGATTTAA